Sequence from the Streptomyces mobaraensis NBRC 13819 = DSM 40847 genome:
GTACCGTTCCTGGCGTTCGGCATGCAGTCGTACGGCGGCGAAGTGGCCCTGCGGGTCTTCCTGTTCGCGGTGCCGGGCGCCTGCGTCCTGGGCGCCCTGGCCCTCTTCCCGGCGGCGGGCCGCACACCCCGCCCCCTCGCCGCGCCCTTGTGCGCGCTGACGGCCGGCCTGGTCCTGCTGTTCGGCTTCCTGGTGGCCCGCTGGGGCAACGAGGACTTCGAGCGCGTCCGGCCGGGCGAGGTCGCGGCCATGGACTACGTCTACGCGCACGACCGCCCGACGGTCCGGCTGCTGTGGATGAGCAGCGACACGGTCAACAACGTGACCCCTGCCATGCCCTGGGGCACCCGTGACATGGAACGCGTCCTGTACGAGCCGACGCTCGCGCCCCGCGACCCGTCCGGCGGCGCGCCGGACCTGGTCACGGCCCTCCGGGCGGCGGGCCCGAACGCGTACCTGGTCCTCGACCACGGCCAGTCCACCTACCTGGAGCTGAGCGCCGGCTACACCGCGGACTGGGACCACCGCATGCGCCGGGCCCTGGACGGCCGCCCGGAACTCCGCCGCGTCCTGACCAACACCGACGCGGCCCTCTACGAACTCCGCGACAAGCCCCCCGGCACCCCGGACCCCCCTCGCCCCGGCCCCACCGGTCCCCACATCACCTGGACCCCCGTCTCCCTCATCGGCGGCTTCATGGCCCTCGCCCTGCTGCTCCTGCTGACGGCCCGGGAACTCACCCGGGTGGGGATGCGGCCGGGAGTCCGGCAGGTGCGCTGGATGCAGGGGTCCTTCTGGTTCGCGATGCCACTGCTGGCGGTACTGGTGGCGGTCCTGGTACAGCGACTGGCGACGATGTCGTGAGCACGCCCGGGTCCCGGCCTCAGCCCTCCGCCAGCAGGCGGGGAATCTCGCCCCGCGCCCACCGGGAGACGCCACCGAGGTGACCGACGGCCGCTTCGGGTGGAACAGGTTGCCCAGTGGGATCGAGTAGACCTGACACGGGGCAGTACCTCCTGCTCCGCGAGCGGATGACCCGGCGCCTCGGTCATCTGCCGGGGCCCGCCGTCTGATCGGGCGACGTCCTGGGAGCGCGGGGGCCGGGGGCGCAGCCCCCGCGGAAACGGAGAAAGGGCGGGCCGGTGGCGACGTCCCTCACCCCAGCCACCGCACCTCGTACCCCTTCAGCTCCACCGCCCGCCCGTCCACCCGCACCTGGACGTCCGTGTCCCGCGTGTTGACGACCACCGTCGCGTCCCGCGACGCGAGCGCCTGGGCGCCGTCGCCCTTCACGTCCGGCCGACGGACCTCCTTCCCCGGGGGGAACTCCCGGGCGAAGCGGGAGAGGAGGTCCATCATGGGCAGGCGGGTGCCGCCGCCGGGGACGGCGGTGCTGCTCCAGAGGCAGCCGGGGCAGGTGCCGTTCTCGGTCTCGGGGTTCCAGTAGAAGGCGGCGGAGACGCCGGATTCGGCCATGTTCATCATGGCGGCGGCCTGGACGGCGACGCGGTGTTCCTCGGTCCACCCGGCCCGGTTGTCCTGGGCGTCGGGGGGTTCGACGTACCACTCGGCCCACCAGACGGGCAGGCCGGTGGTCTTCCGCAGCCAGGCGGTGACGTCGGCGAACTTGCGGGTGGCGCGGAACTCGTCGGGCAGCAGCCGGTTGCCGTCCCGGGTGTAGCTGGAGCCGTCGACGACGACGAAGTCGGCGCCCGCCTTGTGGCGGTTCCAGTACTCCAGGGCGTCGACGGCGCGCTGGTCGACGATGCCCCACGGCCCTTGCAGGGACGAGATGTTGGAGGCCGTGTCGGGCGGGTTGCTGTCCATGACGACGTACGGGCCGCCGATGAGGACGTCGTCCCGCTGTTTTCTGATCTCCTCGTAGACGAGGTTGTAGAGCTCGGTGTACCCCTCGTAGTCCCAGCGCTTACGGGATTCGTCGTAGAAGCCCTTGAGTTCGTTCCAGACGATGAAGTGGTGGACGTCCGGGTAGCGCTTGGCGACGACTCCGGCCAGCCGGGCGAAGTCCCGGTAGTGGCCGCGGTCCGGGGCCTTCTCCAGGGACTTCTGGGACCAGTCGGTCCGCGCCCCGCCGCCCTTCATCCAGTCGGGGGCGCAGCAGAGGGTGAGCACGGGCGACCCGCCCGAGCGGCGCATCAGCGCGACACGGCGGTCGAGGTCGGCGAAGTTGTAACTCCCGGGCCGCGGCTCGGGGTTGTCCGCGCCCCAGCCCATGATGTGCTGGTTCTGCGGCAGCGACTCGGCCGTGAGCAGCCTGGCGGCGGTACGGCGGGCGGTGTCCTCGCCGCGGTCGGCGCTGTACTGGGTGTGGGTGAAGCCCCACCCGACCTCGGCCCGCTCGTCGTGCGGCGTGCCGTCGCGGGAGTGCCAGTCGGCGAGGATCGCGGCGAGCAGCAGGGCCAGGGCGCAGGCCACGACCGCGAGCAGGGCGGCCGGCCGCCACCGCCCCCGTTTCGGCAACGCCGGTCCCCCGGAAGCCGGTCCCCCGGCATGACGTCCCATCACCGGCAAGGGTATCGGCCGGAGGGCCCGGTCCGGGGGCTTCCGCCGGAACGGTGACGGTGAGCGGGCGGAGGACGGCGGCCCACCCGTGGCCTGGGTACCCGTACTCAGTCCCGGTTGAGTAACCCACCTCTGCCGGCGGGTGGGGCAGGTGGCGTGGAATCATCGCGTGGAGAAACACCCGCCCCAAGAGTCGAACAGCGCCTCAATGGACGCATCGGCCAAAGAACCGATCACAGAACCGCCCACGGACGGCCCGGCCGCGTTCGACCAGACCGCGGAGCCCCCGGCCGCGGAGACCCCGGCCGGCAAGGCCGACCGCCTCGCGGCGACGTGGCGGTGGCTCGCCGCCCTGGCCGCGGTCGCCCTGATCTGCTGGGGGTTCACCGCGGTGATCGGCTTCTTCGAGGGCCTCGGAGGCGGCCCCGTGCGCCCCGCCGCGGACTACCGCACACAGGACATCAGGACCCGGGCGGCCGGGAAGGCGGTCATCGGCCGGCTCCGCCCGGGTGCCGGCGGCCCCGACCGGATGCACGCGGAGGGCAGCACCTCGTGCGTCGACGACCTGGGGTTCGACGGCGACGGAGTGACCCGGGACCAGCCCCACTACATCTGGAACCTGGAGTACGCCCGCGAGGCCGACTACCTGGCCGACCTGGACAAGGTCCGCGCGGCGTGGCGGGAGCACGGCTGGAAGGTCCGGGACACGCCGGAGGAGTCCGCGTCCCCGGACGCCGGCCGGCGGAAGCCCGCGCGCCGGCCCGGCATCACCACCGTCGCCGACCACGGCATCACCCTCTTCATGGGCCCCGACTGGTTCACGGGCAAGCCCATCCTGTCCGCCGACGGCGGCTGCGTCCGCTACCGGGCCGACCAGGGAGTCGCCGCCCGCGAGAGTTCGGGCGCGGCCCGCGACGGGTCCCCCGCCCGGGAGGGCGTGATCACCTACGACGACGGGGTCCGCGTCTCCATCGGCCCCGTCCGCCCCACCACCCTCTCCCCGAACGAGCGGGGCCCCGACGCACCGTCCGCCCACGCCTACCGCGTGACCGTCACCGTGACGAACGACAGCGGCGCTCCGGTGGAGCTGAGCAGTTCGGACATCGGGAGCTACGCGAACGCGAACCCCGGCGTCAAGTTGCTCGGCTACGAGCCGCCGCAGGTGGTGTCGGAGGGCCGGTCGACGCGTCTGGAGCTGGTGTACGCGGCGGCGGAGCGGCCGTCACACCTGGACATCGTCTACGGCCCGGGCAAGTTCCACAGGCACTACTCCTGGAACCTGTCCGTCCCCTAGCCGGGCGCTCTTCCCGCCCGGAACCCCTCCCGGGCGGGAAGCCCCCCGGCCCCGCGCCCCCGCCCGTCAGTCCCCGTACACCGCCCGCAGCGCCTCCTCCGCCGCCGCCAGCGCCGCCTCCCGGCCCAGGCCGAGCCGGTGGGCCCGTTCGGCGTAGGCGCGGGCGGCGGTCGCGGCCTCGCGGTCGGCGGTGTCGCCGGGGGCGGCGACGAAGGTGCCGTTGCGGCCGTGGGTCTCGATCACGCCGTCCGCCTCCAGGGCCCGGTAGGCCTTGGCGACGGTGTTGGCGGCGAGGCCCAGTTCCTCGGCGAGGCCGCGGACCGTGGGCAGCCGGTGGCCGACGGGCAGCGCGCCGGAGCGGGCCCGGTCGGCGATGTGGGCGCGGATCTGCTCGTAGGGCGGTTGGGGCGCTTCCGGATCGACGGTCAGGTGCAAGGCCACGTGGGTCTCCTGGCTGGCTGGGCGGTGTGCGTCACCCATTGTGCGCCGTCCGCCGTCGGCGTCCGGCGTCCGTCGCCCGCGTCCGGCGTCCGAACCCCCGCCCCCTACACCCGCAGGTCGATCCCGCCCGTCCGCAGCCACGCGTCCAGCCCGAGGACGAGTTCGACGGCTCCCCGGTAGTGGTCGCCGGACTCCTCCGACAGGGCGTCCCGGAGCGCGTCCTCGCGGAGCAGCGGCCGGACGGGGGCGTCCCGGTCGGCGGCCAGTTCGCGGAGTTCGGCGCGGAGGGCGGCGCCGTAGCGCGGGTCCTGCGTGGCGGGGTACGGGCTCTTGACGCGGTCGGCGACGACGTCGGGCAGGACGTCGCGGACGGCGGCGCGCAGCAGCGACTTCTCGCGCCCGTCGAACGTCTTCATCGACCAGGGGGTGTTGAACACGTACTCGACCAGCCGGTGGTCGCAGAACGGCACCCGCACCTCCAGCCCGGTGGCCATGCTGGCCCGGTCCTTGCGGTCGAGGAGGATCTGGACGAACCGGGTGAGGTGGAGGTAGCAGACCTCGCGCATCCGGCGTTCGAGTCCGGTCTCGCCGGGCAGCCGGGGCACCTCGTCGAGGGCCTCGCGGTACCGGGCGTCGACGTATCCGGGCAGGTCGACGGCGTCGAGGACGTCCTTGGCGAGGAGCGAGCCGAGGGCGCTGTCGCCGCCGGCGAAGGTGTGGGCGACGCCGGCCGCGACCCAGGGGAAGGTGTCGGCGTGCACGGCCGCCGGCTCGTGGAACCACTTGTAGCCGCCGAACACCTCGTCGGCGGACTCCCCCGAGAGGGCGACCGTGGACTGCTCGCGTATCGCCTTGAACAGGAGGTAGAGCGAGGTGTCGCCGTCGCCGAAGCCGGTGGGCAGGTCGCGGGCGGTGAGCACGGCCCGCCGGTGGCCGCGGTCCATCAGGGCGGCGGTGTCGAGGACGATGTCGCGGTGGTCGGAGCCGACGTGCGCGGCGAGGGCGTGCGCGTACGGCCCGTCGGGGGTGCCGCGCAGGTTGTCGGGGACGAAGTGGTCGGTCTGGCCGACGAAGTCGACGGAGAAGGAGCGGACCGGCCCGTGGCCCGCCGCCGCGAGGCCCTTGGCGGCGAGGGCGGTGACGGCGGAGGAGTCGAGTCCGCCGGAGAGCAGGGTGCACAGCGGGACGTCGGCGATCAGCTGGCGTTCGACGATGTCGTCGAGGAGGCCGCGGACGCGCGCGACGGTGGTGGGGATGTCGTCGGGGTGCTCGCGTGCCTCCAGCGCCCAGTAGCGGCGGACGGTCGTCCCGTCCCGCCGGACCCGTACGGTGTGCCCGGGCCGCACCTCGTGCAGCCCGTCGTAGACGCCGTGGCCCGGCGTCTTGACGAAGGCCAGCACCTCCGCCAGCCCCTCCGCGCCGACGGACGCGCGGACGGCGGGGTGGGCGAGGACGGCCTTCTGCTCGGAGCCGAAGAGGACGCCGTCGGGCGTGGGGTGGTAGAAGAGCGGCTTGATGCCCATCCCGTCGCGGACGAGCAGCAGTTCCTCCGTCCGCGGGTCCCAGAGGGCGAACGCGAACATGCCGTTGAGCCGCTCGGTGAACGCCTCGCCCCATTCGAGGTAGGCGTGGAGGACGACCTCGGTGTCGCTGCTGGTGCGGAACGTGTGCCCGCGCCCGGCGAGTTCGGCGCGCAGCTCGCGGTAGTTGTAGACCTCGCCGCTGTAGGTGAGGGCGAGCCGGGTGCGGCCGTCGTGTTCGACGAGCATCGGCTGCCGGCCGCCCTCGATGTCGATGACGGCCAGCCTGCGGTGGCCGAACCCGGCGTGGGTGTCCTGCCAGATCCCCGAGGCGTCCGGGCCCCGGCACTCCATCGTCCGCGTCATCGCCTCCAGCGCGGCGCGCGCCCCGGCGGTGGTGAGGTCCTGGTCGTAAGCGATCCATCCGGCGATTCCGCACATGGTCGCGGTGTCCCCTTTCGGCAGTCGCCCAGGGCGCTTTCGAGCGCTCCAGGGCATGGCTCGACCCCCGTCCGACGCGGACCGCCGCGTTCCGCGAGGGTCCGCGGCGGTTCGCGTGGGTGACGCTACGCCTTATAGATGCATGTACCAACCATGCGTACGGAAAAATTTGGGGAATCGCGGCGGCGAACGATCCGGCTGAGGCGTGCGATCCGGCCGAGGCAGTCGCTCCGGTCGAGGCGGGCGGCCCGGTCGAGGCGAGCGGCCCCCAACGGGCCGCCGCGCGGCGTCCAGTACGAGCGGTCGCATCACCGGAGAAGGAGCCGACGAGCTGAGCACCTGGAGGGGGCCGTGAAATCCGATGGGCATCTGTTCGACCCGGACCTACCATCGCGCGCATGACGACCCACCACGACCTGCTCGAAGCCGCGCTGGCCCGGATCACCACCGGCTACGTGTTCCCCGAAAAGACGGCCGCCATCGACGCGGCGATCCGGCGCCGGCTGGACGAAGGCGCATACGAGGATCTGGACGTGCGGGAGCTGTGCGACCGGGTCACGGAGGACCTCCAGAGCGTCTGCCCGGACAAACATTTGCGGTTGCTGTGGGTCGAGGAGCCGCAGTCGATGGACGAGGAGCCGGAGGACGTCGCCCGCGCCCGCTTCGCGCGGTATGCGAAGAGGAACAACTACGGCGTCCGGCGGGTGGAGCAGCTCGACGACAACATCGGCTACCTCGACCTGCGCATGATCGCCCCCGCCGACGTGGGCGGCCCCGCGATCGCCGCAGCCATGCAACTGCTCGCTCCCACCGCGGCGTTGGTCATCGACCTGCGGCAGTGCCGGGGCGGCGCCCCGGAAGGCGTGCAGTTGTGGTGCAGCTACTTCTTCCCCGACGACCGGGTACACCTGAACGACATCTACGAACGGGCCACCGACTCGACCCGCCAGTACTGGACCCTCGGGCACCTCGCCGCACCGCGCTACCTCGACCGTCCGGTCACCGTGCTGACCAGCGACACCACCTTCTCCGGCGGAGAGGAACTGGCGTACAACCTGAAGGCGCTGGGCCGCGCCACCTTGATCGGCGAGACCACCCGCGGCGGCGCCCACCCCACGGACCGCATCCCGGTCGCTCCGCACGTCACCGTGACCGTTCCCGCCGCCCGCTCGATCAACCCGGTCACCGGTGCGAACTGGGAAGGCGTCGGCGTCGAGCCCGACCTGGCCGTCCCGGCCGGGGACGCACTGAAGGCGGGGCTGGAGCACCTGCGCACGCGGCTCGGCTGAGCGGGGTCTCGCGCTTTGCGGGAGGGAGCGGGGGCGGGTACGGGTACGGGCGCGATGACGGGACGGGGAACCCGCGCACCGCAGCGCACATCCCCTCACCGCCGGCGACCTCAACCCATCGGCGCCGTCAGATAGTTGGGCACGTTCACGTACGGCGGCGC
This genomic interval carries:
- a CDS encoding S41 family peptidase; the protein is MTTHHDLLEAALARITTGYVFPEKTAAIDAAIRRRLDEGAYEDLDVRELCDRVTEDLQSVCPDKHLRLLWVEEPQSMDEEPEDVARARFARYAKRNNYGVRRVEQLDDNIGYLDLRMIAPADVGGPAIAAAMQLLAPTAALVIDLRQCRGGAPEGVQLWCSYFFPDDRVHLNDIYERATDSTRQYWTLGHLAAPRYLDRPVTVLTSDTTFSGGEELAYNLKALGRATLIGETTRGGAHPTDRIPVAPHVTVTVPAARSINPVTGANWEGVGVEPDLAVPAGDALKAGLEHLRTRLG
- a CDS encoding GntR family transcriptional regulator — translated: MALHLTVDPEAPQPPYEQIRAHIADRARSGALPVGHRLPTVRGLAEELGLAANTVAKAYRALEADGVIETHGRNGTFVAAPGDTADREAATAARAYAERAHRLGLGREAALAAAEEALRAVYGD
- the asnB gene encoding asparagine synthase (glutamine-hydrolyzing) — its product is MCGIAGWIAYDQDLTTAGARAALEAMTRTMECRGPDASGIWQDTHAGFGHRRLAVIDIEGGRQPMLVEHDGRTRLALTYSGEVYNYRELRAELAGRGHTFRTSSDTEVVLHAYLEWGEAFTERLNGMFAFALWDPRTEELLLVRDGMGIKPLFYHPTPDGVLFGSEQKAVLAHPAVRASVGAEGLAEVLAFVKTPGHGVYDGLHEVRPGHTVRVRRDGTTVRRYWALEAREHPDDIPTTVARVRGLLDDIVERQLIADVPLCTLLSGGLDSSAVTALAAKGLAAAGHGPVRSFSVDFVGQTDHFVPDNLRGTPDGPYAHALAAHVGSDHRDIVLDTAALMDRGHRRAVLTARDLPTGFGDGDTSLYLLFKAIREQSTVALSGESADEVFGGYKWFHEPAAVHADTFPWVAAGVAHTFAGGDSALGSLLAKDVLDAVDLPGYVDARYREALDEVPRLPGETGLERRMREVCYLHLTRFVQILLDRKDRASMATGLEVRVPFCDHRLVEYVFNTPWSMKTFDGREKSLLRAAVRDVLPDVVADRVKSPYPATQDPRYGAALRAELRELAADRDAPVRPLLREDALRDALSEESGDHYRGAVELVLGLDAWLRTGGIDLRV